The window GATGTCACTCCCGCTGCATAGGACAGCCAGGAATCAAAGGCATTTACGACTTCCGGACGGCTGGAAATAACAACCGCAGGCCGGATGGTGTCATATCTGCTTTGCAGCCGGGTTACGGCTGCCTTCCAGCCCTCCAGATCACCAGCCGCAGCGCTTTTCTCCATATCGTTCAGATCCTCACGAAACAGCTTGTAATACTGCTGCCACATAGGCTGACGGGGATGATTCAGGCTGTTTGCAGCAAGCCGGACTTTGGCTGCCGCAGCTTCTATTTTCTCCGGAACAATCTGCGCAGCCGCAAAGGCAGCCTTAAGGTCCACAATGACCCCTGACAGTGCATTAACCCCTTCAACCGAAGTCTGACCCTCAAATGAAGAGGATACAAAGATCTTTGAGATCTCTTCACTCTCCTGCCTTGCTTTGGCGATATCGCCTTTAAGAACATAATTATATAAAGCTTCAGCCGCTTGTTCCAGGCGCTGCGCACCGCTTCCGCCGGTCTGCACCGGTGAACCGCTCCCGGCTGCTTCTGAAGCACGCCCGAGCTTATTGACGGCTTCTCCGGGGCTATACACCCCGTACGCCGATACTTTCCCGCCGTTCAATCCGGCAAGCAGCCAGCACAACACTAATCCTGTCAGTACAATATATCTCCTGCGCCGCATGAGACATCCCCCCTACTCTAAATGTATGGGAGAAGGACAAGAGATAGAACAGCCTGTCAGCGTCTCATGCCAGCCCGCTGAAGGGTATGTGCCGCCCTGGCTTTTGACCCGAAAACCCAGGCCGCTGCCGCGCTCAATAAAGTTAGAAGGATTGTGAAGTTCTGCACTTTGAGGATATCATCATCAAGCTCCGACGGCAGCCAAGGATAAATGCCAACTGAATAATCCACCATATCGTTCGCCAGTGTCCAGAGCACTGCCAGCGGAAGCATCCGCCGGAATGAGAAGAACCGTGCATAGATCAGTGCCTCAACCGCCATACCGGTATGTGACACTACCAGCATCCAGTCCTGCCAGCTCACGGTATCCCCCTGATAGCCGCCGGCAAAAATCATACTAACCGCCCAAATCCCGTACTTCACAGAAGTGACAACTGCGAGCGCTTCGATGAGTTCACGCACCAGTGTTCCTTTAAGCCCTTTCGGGGGATATAGCATCAGGAGCAGTGCAATCGTAAAGAACAGGCTTGCCGTCGGACTGTCCGGAACAAACGGGAGCAGCCATACCGGGTAATTCTCTGCTGTAAACGCCAATTGATTGCCATACCATATGTATCCGTAAATCGTCCCGAGGAAATTCACAATAATTAGCAGCCATATGATCCCCCGGTGCTTGAACAGCTTGTCTACAACCGACATACAAATTCACCCTCCACATCATGACAGACTCATCTCCACACAGACAAAAACCTGACCGCATATACGATCAGGCTGCGCTAATATTATTTTACTGTTCGCTTTTTTGTTTGGCAAGCCAGCCGGCAAGCGAGTCAATATCCTGTTCGGTGAGTCCTGCCCCCATGGCTGTTTCATACATCGGCGGCATCTGTCCCTGACCTTCTTTGATGATGGTCAGAATCGCTTCCTTGTCGTGGGTATCCCCCACACCGCGCAGTGACGGGCCTCCTCCGCCCTTCAAATCCACAGCGTGACAGGTAACACATGTAGCCTGCTTGAAGAGCGCCATTGCCGGATCATCCTTGTCCACGATCGCAATATCCTTGGCCTGCACGGCACTTGTCGTGGGCAG of the Paenibacillus pedocola genome contains:
- a CDS encoding sporulation protein YpjB; its protein translation is MRRRRYIVLTGLVLCWLLAGLNGGKVSAYGVYSPGEAVNKLGRASEAAGSGSPVQTGGSGAQRLEQAAEALYNYVLKGDIAKARQESEEISKIFVSSSFEGQTSVEGVNALSGVIVDLKAAFAAAQIVPEKIEAAAAKVRLAANSLNHPRQPMWQQYYKLFREDLNDMEKSAAAGDLEGWKAAVTRLQSRYDTIRPAVVISSRPEVVNAFDSWLSYAAGVTSSAQPPERSRLLEIISYGQDAVRVMFSKERDEPVLSLPLSPQKYGAWGMLAGAFILSALAYAGYRKYRGEQEDLKPV
- a CDS encoding DUF1405 domain-containing protein; translation: MSVVDKLFKHRGIIWLLIIVNFLGTIYGYIWYGNQLAFTAENYPVWLLPFVPDSPTASLFFTIALLLMLYPPKGLKGTLVRELIEALAVVTSVKYGIWAVSMIFAGGYQGDTVSWQDWMLVVSHTGMAVEALIYARFFSFRRMLPLAVLWTLANDMVDYSVGIYPWLPSELDDDILKVQNFTILLTLLSAAAAWVFGSKARAAHTLQRAGMRR